The following is a genomic window from Coleofasciculaceae cyanobacterium.
ATCTGCCGTCAAGTTTGCGTTGATATAGGCGACTCTTTGGCGATCTAGATGGATAATTTTGGTTAAAGGTTGACTAACCCCGTCCACACGAACATCATTGAATCCTGATAACTGTTGGATTTCTGATTGAAACGCGATCGCACTTTTGCTTAATTTATCTAAATCTTCTCCTGCTAAAGAGACTTTAAAAGAGGGATCTTCCCCCGTTTCCACAAAGGGTATATCTTCAACACTGATAATTACATTAGGTATTTGGGGTAAATTTTGACGGACAGATTCTTGTACCTGACTAGTATTTAAAGCGCGATTGTCTTTTAATTTGATATAAAGCTGACCTTTATTAGGTTCACCCCTAACTCCCGCAATAGTATAAACAGATTCTACGGCTGGATGAGCTAAAACTGTTGATTCTATTTGTTCTCCTACGGTAAGAGTTCGACGTAACAGAATTTGTTCTGGCGATCGCGCCATATTTTTCAGCCAGCTAAAACTGCTTCCTGGTTCATCTTTAGAGGGCGAATTGTTATTACTTTCTACTTCTGGTGCAGAATTGGCTAATTTTGGTAATGGGGTTGTGTAAACAATTTTAAATTCCCCTCGATTCAATTGAGGAACAAAACCTTGAGGAATCAACGGAATTAAAGCAATACCTGCAATAAAACTGGCGATCGCTATACCCACTACTTGTTGGCGGTGGTTTAATGACCATTGCAGCAAATTACGATAACCGTTGACGATAAATCCTTGTCGATGATTCCCTGGTTTAATATCTTGACGTGTGAGCCAGTATACAGCCAGTACTGGGACTAAAGTTCGGGCTGCCAAAAGAGAAGTTAACACCGCTGCGGAAATAGTTAAACCAAATGGACGAAAAAATTGTCCTAGTGTGCCTCCCATCAACCCTATAGGCAAAAATACCGCAACGATAGTTAAAGTGGAAATGGAGGCGGTAAGTCCAATCTCGCGAGTAGCCGAAAAAGCCGCTTGACGAGGGCTTTCTCCTGCTTCTAAATGACGCATGATGTTCTCTACTTCGACAATCGCATCATCGACAATAATCCCTATAGCCAAAGCCAAAGCTAACAGGGTTAAGGTTTCAAAGTTAAACCCCGCTACCGCCATGACAATAAATGTACCGAGTAGAGATACAGGAATAGCGATCGCCGTAATTAAAGTTGCTTTAAAATTACGTAGAAACGGAAAAATAATCATAATTGCTAAAACAACCGCACTTAATAAAGTTTCAATTGTCGCTTTAGTGCTGTCGCGAATATAGCCAGCGGGAGTTTCAGCTAAAATTAACTCTACATTTGGCAAACGCGGTTTTAGTTGAGCTACTTGCTGTTCAACCTGCTTGACAACTTCTAGTGTATTTGCGTCGGCTTGTTTGATCACCTGAAAAGCGATCGCCTTTTCGCCATTAAAGTGGATTAAGCTATTACTATTGGCAGTGGGAATCTCCTGATTGAGATCGCTATCGAGATTTCCTAAAATATCAACCCGTTGAACTCCTGGTAGTTGTTTAATGGCGGGAATAATTTCAGTCGAAGCAATACTATTTAATTTTTCTAAGTCGCGTTCTTGATTGGTGACGCGATCCTGGCCTTGCAGGGCAAAGCTTGTATCGTCCGTAACAATGTAGCTGATCGCGCTCGTTTCGTTAAGATTGAAAGGAATTATTTCTAAATCTGTGCTAGAAGGTAAAGATATTTGCTTAAGATTAGCTTCAATCGTAGCGGTAGCCTCTTCAATATCAATATTTGTATCTAATAATAAATTGACTACCGTTTGTCCTAAATATGTAGCAGAAAATAGCTGCGCTAATCCAGGAGTTTCGGCTAATGTACTTTCTAAAGGATTAGTTATTTTAGCTTCTGTGGCTAAAACTGAGGTTGTATCAGCCTGAGCGCGAATTACTACGATAGGAAAGTTAACGGCTGGAAATAAAGAATATTTCAGCGAACTAAAAGCAAATAAGCCTGCTATTGCCATCGTTAACCAGAGGAAAATAGTCAGACGAGAATGTTCGATTGCCAGACGGGAAAGATTAAACTGCTTCTTAAACATCAGGAGATTAAACACAGAGTCTAATCGCTATTCTTACAGAAAGAGTATCATCTTGTTCACTAAATACTAGTAGTGAATTAAGAAATTATCGACACTGAATTTTCATAGCGATCGCCAAAATAAAGCAGAGAAAGTTATGAATAAAAATTAAAAACAAACATCATCTCATAAATAAGCTACCGAGAAACCGTACATTAAGAACGTACTTTCGGCAATTTAAAGATAGCGATGCAAAATACAGAAAACTTGAAGACTTCATTACTATCTGATGCCAGTAAAAGATTAGAACAGGCTTTAAAGCACGTTAATATTTCCGATGATGCGATCTCCCGTTTACAGCACCCCAAAACTAGCCTTATTGTGTCTATCCCCGTGCGGATGGACGATAACAGTTTAAAAGTGTTTTCAGGTTATCGAGTGCGTTACGACGATACTAGAGGTGCGGGAAAAGGCGGAGTTCGTTATCATCCTGGGGTAAGTTTGGATGAGGTACAGTCTTTAGCTTTTTGGATGACGTTTAAGTGTGCCTTGCTCGATTTGCCTTTCGGTGGTGCTAAAGGAGGTATTACCGTAAATCCCAAAGAATTATCCAAGGCAGAATTAGAAAGATTGAGTCGGGGTTATGTAGATGCGATCGCCGATGCTATTGGTATAGATATAGATATTCTTGCCCCTGATGTCTATACCAATGCGGTAATTATGGGCTGGATGATGGATCAATACAGCACGATTAAGCGTCACCTATGTCGTGGCGTAGTTACAGGAAAGCCATTGGCATTGGGCGGAAGTAGAGGCAGAGACACGGCTACGGCAATGGGAGCCTTTACCGTAATTCAAGCTATGTTGCCCAAATTTAAATTAATTCCCGCTGAAACCACCGTAGCAATTCAAGGTTTTGGCAATGCGGGTTCAACTTTGGCAGAGTTACTGGCTGAAGCAGGATACAAAATAGTCGCCGTTAGCGATTCTAAAGGAGGTATTTACTCGTCTCAGGGTTTAGATATTGCCAGCATTAAGCAACACAAAGATCAAAGTCGTGAGATGAAAGCCGTATATTGCCACGACACTGTATGCAGCATTGTAGAACATCAAACTATTTCCAATCAAGAACTGCTGGCTTTAGATGTCGATGTCTTGATTCCTGCTGCTTTAGAAAATCAAATTACCCAACACAATGCCGAAGCTATCAAAGCTAAATATATCTTTGAAGTCGCCAATGGCCCAATAAATTCCGATGCCGATCAAATACTTGGCGAAAACGGAACTTATGTCTTCCCTGATATTTTAGTCAATGCTGGAGGCGTTACCGTTAGTTATTTTGAATGGGTGCAAAATCGTAGCGGTTGGTATTGGACACTACAAGAAGTTAATCAACGTCTTCAAGAAAAGATGCGCCAAGAAGCAGAACAGGTTTGGCATCTCAGTAAAAACTTAAATATTGATATTCGCACCGCTGCTTATGTTCAGGCTCTTAAAAGATTGGCAACAGCATTAGATGCTAAAGGAACCAGGAATTATTTTATTGCTAATTAATTATTAAATCTTAGCTGGGTTGTCTCTTCTTGGCTATTAAGATTCTTGTTATCTATCAATATCTCTTGTTGTGGTGCTGGAATGGGAATTCCTGCTCGATCGAAGGCTATTTTAACTCGGCGGCGAAATTCTCGAGCAACTTCCCACTGCTTCAATGGTTCAGTTTTGATCCAGACGCGAATTAAGATTCCGCGATCGCTGAACTGTTCTACGCCCAAAATCTCGGGAAACTCCCAAATCCGTTCACACCAATCAGAACATTGCGTCATGTCTTGGGCTACTTGAGTGACTATATCTAAAGCGCGATCGATGTTTGTTTGATAGGCGACGGGAATGTTAATATCGGCTCTAGACCACTGGCTAGAACTGTTTGCCACAATATCAATCGCACTATTGGGTATGGTAATTAATCGTCCTTGCGCATCTCTTAATTGGGTAATCCGCAAATTGATATTTTCGACCAAACCACTGACTGTACCAATATCAACAATATCTCCTACAGCATAGCGATCGTCCCAAATGATAATAAAGCCGTTAATCGCATCTTTGATCAGGTTTTGTGAAGCCAGTGAGATACCCAAGCCAAATATACCTGCACCAGCCAAAAGAGGTGCTAAATTAACTCCATTTACCCAAAAGGCAGCTAGAATTCCCACGCCAGCCCAAACAATGGTTACTGCACTACGTAAAATTCGAGTTGTAGTATTAATCCTTAACTTTCCTCGCTGGTTAACTTTTGGATCTTCAGGTTGTCTATCGAGTGCTGCTGCACTGAGTTTAGCGATTAGAAAATAAGTCCAACGAATTAAAAAGTAGACAATTAAAGCCACGACACCAATACGGAAAGGAATTTTCAAAGCTGCAATCAGTAAAACAGGGATGATGCGCGTCTGCGGGTATAAATCGAAGATAAATAGAGTTCCACCACACCAAACTAAAGCTTGAACTAATTGCAGCAGTCGATAGT
Proteins encoded in this region:
- a CDS encoding efflux RND transporter permease subunit produces the protein MFKKQFNLSRLAIEHSRLTIFLWLTMAIAGLFAFSSLKYSLFPAVNFPIVVIRAQADTTSVLATEAKITNPLESTLAETPGLAQLFSATYLGQTVVNLLLDTNIDIEEATATIEANLKQISLPSSTDLEIIPFNLNETSAISYIVTDDTSFALQGQDRVTNQERDLEKLNSIASTEIIPAIKQLPGVQRVDILGNLDSDLNQEIPTANSNSLIHFNGEKAIAFQVIKQADANTLEVVKQVEQQVAQLKPRLPNVELILAETPAGYIRDSTKATIETLLSAVVLAIMIIFPFLRNFKATLITAIAIPVSLLGTFIVMAVAGFNFETLTLLALALAIGIIVDDAIVEVENIMRHLEAGESPRQAAFSATREIGLTASISTLTIVAVFLPIGLMGGTLGQFFRPFGLTISAAVLTSLLAARTLVPVLAVYWLTRQDIKPGNHRQGFIVNGYRNLLQWSLNHRQQVVGIAIASFIAGIALIPLIPQGFVPQLNRGEFKIVYTTPLPKLANSAPEVESNNNSPSKDEPGSSFSWLKNMARSPEQILLRRTLTVGEQIESTVLAHPAVESVYTIAGVRGEPNKGQLYIKLKDNRALNTSQVQESVRQNLPQIPNVIISVEDIPFVETGEDPSFKVSLAGEDLDKLSKSAIAFQSEIQQLSGFNDVRVDGVSQPLTKIIHLDRQRVAYINANLTADLGIGDATKQAKAIANKILPADIDFDLEGDSARSKKILGEFAITLTLAIVSMMIVLYLPFRRWLEPSVIGLSLPLSIVGAMLALLITQSDFGMISLIGLIFLLGLLDKNAILLLDYVNQLRASGMDRTEAILNTGVVRLRPIVMTTFSTILGMLPIALGWGAGSELRQPMAVGIIGGLITSSLLSLIVVPVLYTLLEDRNLKKQRHASK
- a CDS encoding Glu/Leu/Phe/Val dehydrogenase — its product is MQNTENLKTSLLSDASKRLEQALKHVNISDDAISRLQHPKTSLIVSIPVRMDDNSLKVFSGYRVRYDDTRGAGKGGVRYHPGVSLDEVQSLAFWMTFKCALLDLPFGGAKGGITVNPKELSKAELERLSRGYVDAIADAIGIDIDILAPDVYTNAVIMGWMMDQYSTIKRHLCRGVVTGKPLALGGSRGRDTATAMGAFTVIQAMLPKFKLIPAETTVAIQGFGNAGSTLAELLAEAGYKIVAVSDSKGGIYSSQGLDIASIKQHKDQSREMKAVYCHDTVCSIVEHQTISNQELLALDVDVLIPAALENQITQHNAEAIKAKYIFEVANGPINSDADQILGENGTYVFPDILVNAGGVTVSYFEWVQNRSGWYWTLQEVNQRLQEKMRQEAEQVWHLSKNLNIDIRTAAYVQALKRLATALDAKGTRNYFIAN
- a CDS encoding mechanosensitive ion channel family protein — protein: MLKKKLLVALLILSSTITVGIAPATAQLPFLPDLAIYSQLLRQVQKNSFNSACIRLDGRCLFKLSATDDELLSDRISEIQARFGEITADYLADRSNDSEVAVKPNGNLQDLYLTIGDRSERLFTVTNTDAQANDVGVPVRARELKSTIEQGLATARQQRSHRYLTKQVIIGLCIFAVMWLSNFPLNREIRKLRKSAKQLAPTASLKSLSVPEQLARRQKWNLTEIHYRLLQLVQALVWCGGTLFIFDLYPQTRIIPVLLIAALKIPFRIGVVALIVYFLIRWTYFLIAKLSAAALDRQPEDPKVNQRGKLRINTTTRILRSAVTIVWAGVGILAAFWVNGVNLAPLLAGAGIFGLGISLASQNLIKDAINGFIIIWDDRYAVGDIVDIGTVSGLVENINLRITQLRDAQGRLITIPNSAIDIVANSSSQWSRADINIPVAYQTNIDRALDIVTQVAQDMTQCSDWCERIWEFPEILGVEQFSDRGILIRVWIKTEPLKQWEVAREFRRRVKIAFDRAGIPIPAPQQEILIDNKNLNSQEETTQLRFNN